From the Burkholderia ubonensis subsp. mesacidophila genome, the window CTCGCCGACCCCGGCTACGCGGCGCTGATCCTGCCGCGCTCGGGCCTCGGCCACAAGCACGGCATCGTGCTCGGCAACCTGGTCGGCCTGATCGACTCCGACTACCAGGGCGAGCTGATGATCTCGACGTGGAACCGCGGTCAGACGGAGTTCGTGCTGAACCCGTTCGAACGCCTCGCGCAGCTCGTGATCGTGCCGGTCGTGCAGGCGCAGTTCAACATCGTCGACGACTTCGCTGCAAGCGATCGCGGCGCGGGCGGCTTCGGCAGCACCGGCCGTCACTGAACGACAAAAGGGGCCTCGCGGCCCCTTTCTTTTTTCCCCTGCGCCGTCACTCCTCGACCGGCTGCGCAATCCGCGCGGGCACGAGTTCGCGCCGCGCGTGCGCGATGCTCGCATAGGCCACCATCGCCACCAGCACGCCCAGCAGCACCGCCGACGAGCCGGCCGTGCCGAGCGCGAGCCCGCCCTTCGCGACCGGCTTCGTCAGCAGGTCGCCGACCGTCGCGCCGAACGGGCGCGTCAGCACGAACGCCGCCCAGAACAGGAAGACGCCCGAGATCCGCGTGAAATAGTGCGCCAGCACGATCGCCGCGAGCAGGCCGCCGATCAGCAGCGCGCCGCCGGCGAAGCCGAGGCCCGAGCTGTCCGCGAGGAAATCGCCGAGCGCGGTGCCGAGCGTGTTCGAGAACAGGATCGCCACCCAGTACAGCAGCTCGACCTTGCGCGTGCGGATCGTGTCGACCGACAGCGACTCGCCCGACAGGCGCCAGGCCGCGAAGATCGCCAGCAGGATCGCGACGAGGATCGACGAGCCGGCCGCATAGCCGAGGCCGAGCGTGCGATCCATGAAATCGGACATCGTCGTGCCGGCGGTGCTGGTCGCGACGATCACCGCCCAGTAGATCGCCGGACGATAGCGCGTCGTCTTCAGCTGCGCGCCGAGCGTGACGAGGAAGAAACCGAACAGCAGGATCGAGCTCACTGCGTAGCCGACGTTCAGCGTCATCGACAGCAGGTCGCCGCCGGTTTCGCCGAGCGTGGTCGCGCAGATCTTCATGATCCAGAATGCGAGGGTGATTTCGGGCAGTTTTTTCATTCGAACCTCATGCGGAAGGCGCGAGGCGGCATCAGCCACCTCCGCGCGGATGGTTCGAATGTAATCGGCGCACGCTTAACGCAGCCTTAGCATGCGTGCATCTCGATGGAGCGGCCGTGCGATCAGCGCGCGTGCTGGTGCCGGTAATGCAGCGCGTAAGCGAGCGTCAGCAGCACGACGAACGCGACGCCGACCACCATCGTCATCCGGAACTCGCGCGTGAACGCGGTCGTCAGGAGGATCGCGGCGAGCAGGCCCGCGCCGAGCAGGCTGCCGAACGGGTGCCACCACATCCGGAACGCGAGCGCCGGGCCGCGATAATGCCGGCGAAAGCGCAGATGCGTGACGAAGATCATCAGCCACGTGAACAGCGCGCCGAACATTGCGATCGCCATCATCACGGTGAACGCGGTGTCCGGCGACAGCGCGACCAGCACGGCCGCGACCGCGACGCCGCTCGTCGAAACCCACAGCGCCGCGCGCGGCACGCCGTTCGCGCCGAGCCGGCCGAACACCGCCGGCGCCAGGCGCGCGCGCGACAGGCTGAACATCATTCGCGTCGTCACGTAGAGCTGGCTGTTCATCGCCGACAGCGCGGCGACCAGCACGACGAAATTGATCACGCCGGCCGCATATGGCACGCGCGTCGCGGCCATCACCTTCACGAACGGGCTTTCGTCGGTGCCGGCCTGCGTCCACGGCACGATCGCGAGCATCAGCGCGAGCGTCAGCAGATAGAACAGCACGAGCCGGAACACGGTCGAGCGAAACGCGCGCGTGACCGCATGCTCCGGGTCGCGCGCCTCGCCCGCCGCGATCGCGACGGCTTCGATGCTCATGTCGCTGAAGATCGCGACGATCACCGCGACCCAGGTGCCCCACGGCCCCTTCGGCAGGAAGCCGCCGTGCGCGGTGTAGTTCGCGAAGCCGATGCCGGACGCGGCCGGCGCCGACCAGACCAGATACGCGCCGAGCAAGACGAACACGACGATCGCCGCGATCTTCAGCATCGAGAACGCATACTCGACCGCCCCGTACAGCGTAACGCTCGCCATGTTCACGGCGATCAGCAGCGCCGAGAAGCCGACCACCCAGTACCACCCGGGCACCGTCGGGAACCAGTACTTCATGAACACCGCGATCGCGCTGATCTCGGTGCCGATCGCGAACACGACCGCGAACCAGTACGCGTAGCGCACGAGAAAGCCGGCGAGCGGGCCGACGTAATGCTCCGCATACGCGCCGAATGAGCCGGCGGTCGGATGTGCGACGGTCATCTCCGCGAGCGCGCCCATCAGCAGCAGTGCGATCAGCGCACCGATCGCATACGAAATCATCACGCTCGGGCCGGCGAGCCCGATCGCGAAACCGCTGCCGAGAAACAGCCCGGTGCCGATCGCGCCGCCGATCGCGATCATCGCCATCTGCCCCGACGACAATGCGTGGCGCAGCCCCTGTTCGCGTTCGACGATGCTGTCGAACGACCGTTGTTGTTGTGACACTTCCCTCACTCCCCTGCACCCGCGCTGGCGCCGCCGGCGCCGGATAAAACGAAACGGCGCGGAAGACTTCCCGCGCCGTTGGCTGAAACGGATTGACCGTGGCTTATTCGACTTCGACCGTTTCCTCGTTCGGCTTGTGCGGCGGATTCGCCAGCTTGTCGAACGACAGCTGCACCTTGTCGCTTTCGTCGACGTCGACCGTCACGTGACCGCCGTTCACCAGCTTGCCGAACAGCAGCTCGTCGGCGAGCGCGCGACGGATCGTGTCCTGGATCAGCCGCTGCATCGGCCGCGCGCCCATCAGCGGGTCGAAGCCGTGCTTCGCGAGATGCTTGCGCAACGTGTCGGTGAACAGCGCATCGACCTTCTTCTCGTGCAGTTGCTCCTCGAGCTGGATCAGGAACTTGTCGACCACGCGCATGATGATTTCCTCATCGAGCGAGCGGAAGCTGATGATCGCGTCCAGACGGTTGCGGAACTCCGGCGTGAACAGGCGCTTGATGTCGGCCATCTCGTCGCCGGTTTCGCGGCGCGTCGTGAAGCCGATCGTCGCCTTCTGCATCGACTCGGCGCCCGCGTTCGTCGTCATGATGATGATGACGTTGCGGAAATCCGCCTTGCGCCCGTTGTTGTCCGTCAGCGTGCCGTGGTCCATCACCTGCAGCAGCACGTTGAAGATGTCCGGATGCGCCTTCTCGATCTCGTCGAGCAGCAGCACGCAGTGCGGCTTCTTCGTGACGGCTTCGGTCAGGAGGCCGCCCTGGTCGAACCCGACGTAGCCCGGCGGCGCGCCGATCAGGCGGCTCACTGCGTGGCGCTCCATGTATTCCGACATGTCGAAGCGGATCAGCTCGATGCCGAGCGTGAACGCGAGCTGGCGCGCCACTTCGGTCTTGCCGACCCCGGTCGGGCCCGAGAACAGGAACGAACCGATCGGCTTGTCCATCTTGCCGAGGCCCGCTCGCGCCATCTTGATCGATGCCGCCAGTGCGTCGATCGCCGGATCCTGGCCGAACACGACGCTCTTCAGGTCGCGGTCGAGCGTCTGCAGCTTGCTGCGGTCGTCCTGCGACACGCTCTGCGCCGGCACGCGCGCGATCTTCGCGATGATTTCCTCGATCTCGCTCTTGCCGATCGTCTTCTTCTGCTTCGACTTCGGCAGGATGCGCTGCGCGGCGCCCGCCTCGTCGATCACGTCGATCGCCTTGTCGGGCAGGTGGCGGTCGGTGATGAAGCGTGCCGACAGCTCGGCCGCCGCCGACAGCGCGCCCGCCGAATACTTGACGCCGTGGTGCTCCTCGAAGCGCGACTTCAGGCCGCGCAGGATCGCGACCGTCTGCTCGACGGTCGGCTCGGTCACGTCGACCTTCTGGAAGCGCCGCGACAGCGCCGCATCCTTCTCGAAGATGCCGCGATATTCGGTGAACGTCGTGGCGCCAATGCACTTAAGCGTGCCCGACGACAGCGCCGGCTTCAGCAGGTTCGACGCGTCGAGCGTGCCGCCCGACGCGGCGCCCGCGCCGATCAGCGTATGGATCTCGTCGATGAACAGGATCGCGTGCGGCCGTTCCTTCAGTTCCTTCAGCACCGTCTTCAGGCGCTGCTCGAAATCGCCGCGATACTTGGTGCCCGCGAGCAGCGCGCCCATGTCGAGCGAGTAGACCTGCGCGTTCGCGAGGATGTCCGGCACTTCGCCGCGCGTGATGCGGTACGCGAGGCCTTCCGCGATCGCGGTCTTGCCGACGCCGGCCTCGCCGACGAGCAGCGGATTGTTCTTGCGGCGGCGGCACAGCACCTGCACGACGCGCTCGACTTCGGGCTCGCGCCCGATCAGCGGATCGATGCGGCCGTCCTTCGCCATCTGGTTCAGGTTCTGCGTGAACTGCGCGAGCGGGGTTTCCTTCTGCGCGTTCGCGTCCTCGCTCTCGGCATTCGCGTCGCTCGCCTTCGCGGCCTCGCCGCTGTTCGTCTTCGCGATGCCGTGCGAGATGAAGTTGACGACGTCGAGGCGGGTGACGCCCTGCTGCTGCAGGTAGTACACCGCGTGCGAGTCCTTCTCGCCGAAGATCGCGACGAGCACGTTCGCGCCGGTCACTTCCTTCTTGCCGTTGGACGTCGACTGCACATGCATGATCGCGCGCTGGATCACGCGCTGGAAACCGAGCGTCGGTTGCGTATCGACGTCGTCGGTGCCCGGGACCGTGGGCGTGTTGTCGTGGATGAAATTGCGCAGGTTCTGACGCAGGTCCTCGATGTTCGCCGCACACGCGCGCAACACCTCGGCCGCCGTCGGATTATCCAGCAGGGCCAGCAGCAGATGCTCGACCGTTATGAACTCATGGCGCGCCTGACGTGCTTCCATGAACGCCATGTGCAGGCTAACTTCCAATTCCTGGGCAATCATGCTTCCTCCATCACGCACTGCAGCGGATGCCCGGCCTGCCGCGCATGGGTAACGACTTGCTCAACCTTGGTCGACGCGATGTCCCGCGTATAGACCCCACAAACCCCTCGCCCTTCGCGATGGACCTTCAGCATGATCTGCGTGGCCGTCTCGCGATCCTTCTTGAAATACTCCTGCACGACCATCACGACGAACTCCATCGGCGTAAAGTCGTCGTTGAGCAGCACCACCTTGTACATCGAAGGCGGCTTCAACTTCTGCTGCTTGCGTTCCAGGACGGTGCTGTCCTGCTTGTCCGGGATAATCGCCATACACCCATTCTAAACAACTCGGACAGGCCCGCAATCCTGCCATAACCCGACCGACCGGCCGGCGCCCTCCCCGGAAGCCCGGAACCACGCGCTTGCGCTCGCACCATACGAAAGCCGGCTGCGGTGCCGGCTTTCACAGGTGGCGCGGGACACGCACCGTCTCGGGGAATCGTCCCGCGACGTCGCGTCCGCATCCAGTATCCCACAAGCAAGGGAAGCTCGAACGCGTGTCACTCGAGCCTGGTATATGAGCCGATTATGCGACTTTTCAAGTCCACGCGCTTGCGACGATGCCGACCGGCAAAGCCGGAAAAACCCTGAAAATGGGTTCTTTACAACGGCCCCCTATACGTCTAAAAATTTTCTTGACACTCAAATAAAGAGCGCCAACAATCAAGCTGGCACTTTTTTCAATTTGTCTGAACGGCAAAACGAGAAAGGCCGAGGTGAGCTGTGAGGGGGGAACGGCTGTATTTTCCGGTCGTTTGGCTTTTCGAGCGTGCTCGTGGTAGGTAGCGACTGTGTGACAGGGGAAGTAGGTATGGCAACTGGTATTGTCAAATGGTTCAATGACGCGAAGGGCTTCGGTTTCATCACCCCCGACGAGGGCGGTGAGGATCTGTTCGCACACTTCTCGGCCATCAACATGCAGGGCTTCAAGACCCTGAAGGAAGGCCAGAAGGTGAGCTTCGAGGTCGTCCAAGGACCGAAAGGCAAGCAGGCTTCGAATATCCAGGCCGCCTAAGGGCAACGGATTTCGGACGAGGAAACCCGGCGAAACGCCGGGTTTCTTTTTTTGTAGTCGCCAAGCGTGCTTTTCGATTGGCCGAGCGTTTCGTCTAATCGCGATGGGACGCCGTCGATTATCTTGCCATGCGTTCAGATCGCAGCGGCATGCCGTTTTGTGAAACAACGGCGACGCGTGTCACGACGATGTCAACCGAACGTCACGCTCCTCGCCTGAGCTAAACGCCCGCCCCGCACCAACGTGCAGGGCGGGCGGAATCGTCGACCGTCGTCGACGGCGTGTCATACGACCTTCAGCGTTCCCATCATGCCGAGATCCTCGTGCTCGAGGATGTGGCAGTGGAACATGCGCTCGCCACGCAGGTCCTGCGTCGTGAGCAACGTCACGGTTTCGCCGCTGCGCACGTTCACCGTATCGCGCCATGCGCGGAACGGCTCCGGCGTACGGGCGCCGCCCGACGCGCGATCGATCACCTGGAATTGCGTGCCGTGCAAGTGGAACGGGTGATCCATGTCGGTTTCGTTGCGGATCGTCCATCGTTCGACGTCGCCCGCGCGGCTCGTCAGCGTCGCGCGGTGCGGGGCATACACGTCACCGTTGATCGTGAAGCGCATGCCGGCCGGACGGCCGTGCGCCGGCGCGGCCATCATCGCGTCCATGTCCATTTCCTCGCCGAACGCCACCGTCTTGTCCGCGACAGGCTTCCCGAGCTCGGGCACCGCGCGCAGCGTCGCAGGCAGCGATCGCGCGACGGCCGGCGCGAATGCGACGTCGGCGAGCGGCAGCGCCGGATCCGGCGGCAGGCTGCCGTGCCCGTCGTCCGACATCGCCATCTTGCGCCGGTCGTATTCGGCCGCGACCAGCACCGCGCGCGACGCGCGCTCGCCCGCGCGCACCAGCAACTCCGCGCGCTCGCCCGGCGCGAGCAGCAGCGACGTGACGCGGCGCGGCGTCTCCAGCAGCCCGCCGTCGGTGCCGGCCTGCTCGAACGCGCGGCCGTCGTCGAACGCGAGCCGCAGGTAGCGCGCGCTGCACGCATTCCACACGCGCCAGCGCTCGTCGTCAGCGACCTCGACGCGCGGCCGTCGCGCACCGTTGACCAGCACGAACTGCCCTTCGCGGCCGTTCATCCAGTCCATCATGTCGTTCGGCGCAATCGTGCCGTCGCGAGCGAGCTTCAGGTCGGACACGAACAGGTTGCGTTCCGGCCAGCCGGCGAGCGGGTCGTCCGCCGCGCGCACGACGAACGGCCCCGCCAGCCCGCGAAACACCTGCTCGGCCGTCATCATGTGCGGATGCGGGTGATACCAGTACGTGCCCGCGCTCCCCTTCGGCAGCGTGAACCGATAGACGTGCGACGCGCCAGGCGCGACCGGCGCGGACGGATTGCCGTCCTGGTCGGGCGGCACCGGCAGCCCGTGCCAGTGAATCGTCGACGGTTGCGGCAGCCGGTTCACGAAACGGATCTCGACGGTATCGCCTTCGCGCACGTCGATCAGCGGCCCGACGACCGGCCCCTGGGCGCCGTCGCCGAATTGCCAGAACGTCGTCGGGCGAGCGCCGCGCAGCATCGGGCGCGCGACCGGCTGCGCGACGAGCGTCGCGCGAAACATGCCGGGCTCGCGGCTCTCGTTCGCGAGCGTGCGCAGCGATGCCAGCGACGCGCCGGCCGGCAACGCATCGGCGGCGGCGAGCGGGGCCGGACGCGCCGCCGGCGCATGCTTGCCGTGCTGCCCGTGCGACGCCATGCCCGACATCCCGGGCATGTCGTCCATCTCCATGTCGGCCATGCCGGCGTGACCCGCGTGCTGCGCCCACGCGCTGCGCGCGACCAGCGACGCAACAGCGACGCCGACGGCGCGCGACAGGAAGGTTCTGCGTATCATCAATCGTTCCTCGTTCTCGGCGGTATGGTTCGGGAAGCGGCGGCTGTCCGCGGGGCTGCCCGCATCATCATAACCGGGCGCCCGCCCTGTTAAGTGACCGCCCCATCCAGGCGGCGAAACGCCGCATGCCCTGGCGTACACGCGCGCCTCTCCCATCGCTCCACCTCCTCGTGATCACATGCACGATGGTCACTCCGCGCCTGTCGCGCCGAGCCTGTTGCGCCGAGCCTGTTGCGCCCGGTCGCGCGCCTCGCGCGTCAAGTCCGCCAAGATTTCACGATGCGGAACAAGCCCCTGCCTTGTAAAAATTCGTGGTGCAGAGCACAAATATCCTGTTTCGCGATGCCGAAAACCGTTCCGCAATACAAAACGAAGCGAATAATCCTTTGTTTTTAAAAGTGAATTTTTGTTTGGGTCAGTGCTTCTAAGCGCACCATCCGAGCGGGCCCCGGACGTAGACTTCTTCACATGCACTGGCGTTACGCAGCGACGTTCGGCACACACCACCGACGAACCCGACGCAACCGCCAGTCGAGCCAGGACCTGCCGGACGCCGGCAGGCGGCGCAAAGGAATCGCGTGTGATCAGAAAGGGAGAACGGAAATGAAGGGATTTCGCTTTGGTTCAGCGCTCGGGTCGTTCTACATCCTGCCGGGCAACGGCGGCTGGGAAGCGACGTTCGGCAATGCTTTGCTCGGCGCGTTCTCGTGCCCCGAGCATGCCGCAGACCACATCTCCCGCGGCGACTGCCCGCAACTGTCCGATCTGGACACGGCGACGCTCGAGGTTCCGCACGAAATCGCGGAATGGGAAATCGTCCACGTGTAAGTGACGGCCCTGCAACGAAAAACGCCCCGCGCGTGCGGGGCGTTTCGCTTTCCGGCCAGCCTTGATGCCAGGCCGCGCGCGTCGTCAGGCGACGGCGTCGACGATGCCGTTCAGCGTCGCGCTCGGACGCATCGCCTGGCTCGTCAGGTCGACGTTCGGGCGATAGTAGCCGCCGATGCTCACCGGCTTGCCCTGCGCCGCGCCCAGTTCCTCGAGGATGCGCGCCTCGTTGTCGGCGAGCGCCTTCGCGACGCCGGCGAACTGCGCCTGCAGCGCTGCGTCCTCGGTTTGCGCGGCGAGCGCCTGCGCCCAGTACAGGCACAGGTAGAAGTGGCTGCCGCGGTTGTCGAGGCCGCCGACCTTGCGCGCCGGCGACTTGTTCTCGTCGAGGAACTTGCCGGTCGCCTGGTCGAGCGTCTTCGCGAGCACGAGCGCCTTCGGGTTGCTGTAAGCCTGGCCGAGGTGCTCGAGCGACGCCGCGAGCGCGAGGAATTCGCCGAGCGAATCCCAGCGCAGGAAGCCCTCTTCGACGAACTGCTGGACGTGCTTCGGCGCGGAGCCGCCCGCACCCGTTTCGAACATGCCGCCACCCGCCATCAGCGGAACGATCGACAGCATCTTCGCGCTGGTACCGAGTTCCATGATCGGGAACAGGTCGGTCAGGTAGTCGCGCAGCACGTTGCCCGTCACCGAGATCGTGTCCTTGCCCGCGCGGATGCGCTCGAGCGAGAAGCGGGTCGCGTCGACCGGCGTCATGACGCGGATGTCGAGGCCGTTCGTGTCGTGATCCTTCAGGTAGCGCTCGACCTTCGCGATGACCTGCGCGTCGTGCGCGCGCGCCGGATCGAGCCAGAACACGGCCGGCGCGCCGGTCGCGCGCGCGCGGTTCACCGCGAGCTTCACCCAGTCCTGGATCGGCGCATCCTTCGCCTGGCACATGCGCCACACGTCGCCCGCTTCGACCGCGTGCTCGAGCAGCACGTTGCCCGCTTCGTCGGTGACGCGCACGACGCCGGCCGCCGGAATCTGGAACGTCTTGTCGTGCGAACCGTACTCTTCGGCCGCCTGCGCCATCAGGCCGACGTTCGGCACGCTGCCCATCGTGAC encodes:
- a CDS encoding multicopper oxidase family protein translates to MIRRTFLSRAVGVAVASLVARSAWAQHAGHAGMADMEMDDMPGMSGMASHGQHGKHAPAARPAPLAAADALPAGASLASLRTLANESREPGMFRATLVAQPVARPMLRGARPTTFWQFGDGAQGPVVGPLIDVREGDTVEIRFVNRLPQPSTIHWHGLPVPPDQDGNPSAPVAPGASHVYRFTLPKGSAGTYWYHPHPHMMTAEQVFRGLAGPFVVRAADDPLAGWPERNLFVSDLKLARDGTIAPNDMMDWMNGREGQFVLVNGARRPRVEVADDERWRVWNACSARYLRLAFDDGRAFEQAGTDGGLLETPRRVTSLLLAPGERAELLVRAGERASRAVLVAAEYDRRKMAMSDDGHGSLPPDPALPLADVAFAPAVARSLPATLRAVPELGKPVADKTVAFGEEMDMDAMMAAPAHGRPAGMRFTINGDVYAPHRATLTSRAGDVERWTIRNETDMDHPFHLHGTQFQVIDRASGGARTPEPFRAWRDTVNVRSGETVTLLTTQDLRGERMFHCHILEHEDLGMMGTLKVV
- the clpA gene encoding ATP-dependent Clp protease ATP-binding subunit ClpA, coding for MIAQELEVSLHMAFMEARQARHEFITVEHLLLALLDNPTAAEVLRACAANIEDLRQNLRNFIHDNTPTVPGTDDVDTQPTLGFQRVIQRAIMHVQSTSNGKKEVTGANVLVAIFGEKDSHAVYYLQQQGVTRLDVVNFISHGIAKTNSGEAAKASDANAESEDANAQKETPLAQFTQNLNQMAKDGRIDPLIGREPEVERVVQVLCRRRKNNPLLVGEAGVGKTAIAEGLAYRITRGEVPDILANAQVYSLDMGALLAGTKYRGDFEQRLKTVLKELKERPHAILFIDEIHTLIGAGAASGGTLDASNLLKPALSSGTLKCIGATTFTEYRGIFEKDAALSRRFQKVDVTEPTVEQTVAILRGLKSRFEEHHGVKYSAGALSAAAELSARFITDRHLPDKAIDVIDEAGAAQRILPKSKQKKTIGKSEIEEIIAKIARVPAQSVSQDDRSKLQTLDRDLKSVVFGQDPAIDALAASIKMARAGLGKMDKPIGSFLFSGPTGVGKTEVARQLAFTLGIELIRFDMSEYMERHAVSRLIGAPPGYVGFDQGGLLTEAVTKKPHCVLLLDEIEKAHPDIFNVLLQVMDHGTLTDNNGRKADFRNVIIIMTTNAGAESMQKATIGFTTRRETGDEMADIKRLFTPEFRNRLDAIISFRSLDEEIIMRVVDKFLIQLEEQLHEKKVDALFTDTLRKHLAKHGFDPLMGARPMQRLIQDTIRRALADELLFGKLVNGGHVTVDVDESDKVQLSFDKLANPPHKPNEETVEVE
- a CDS encoding cold-shock protein → MATGIVKWFNDAKGFGFITPDEGGEDLFAHFSAINMQGFKTLKEGQKVSFEVVQGPKGKQASNIQAA
- the dut gene encoding dUTP diphosphatase encodes the protein MKLDLKILDARMRDYLPAYATTGSAGLDLRACLDAPLTLKPGETTLVPTGLAIHLADPGYAALILPRSGLGHKHGIVLGNLVGLIDSDYQGELMISTWNRGQTEFVLNPFERLAQLVIVPVVQAQFNIVDDFAASDRGAGGFGSTGRH
- the clpS gene encoding ATP-dependent Clp protease adapter ClpS, yielding MAIIPDKQDSTVLERKQQKLKPPSMYKVVLLNDDFTPMEFVVMVVQEYFKKDRETATQIMLKVHREGRGVCGVYTRDIASTKVEQVVTHARQAGHPLQCVMEEA
- a CDS encoding COG4705 family protein, whose product is MKKLPEITLAFWIMKICATTLGETGGDLLSMTLNVGYAVSSILLFGFFLVTLGAQLKTTRYRPAIYWAVIVATSTAGTTMSDFMDRTLGLGYAAGSSILVAILLAIFAAWRLSGESLSVDTIRTRKVELLYWVAILFSNTLGTALGDFLADSSGLGFAGGALLIGGLLAAIVLAHYFTRISGVFLFWAAFVLTRPFGATVGDLLTKPVAKGGLALGTAGSSAVLLGVLVAMVAYASIAHARRELVPARIAQPVEE
- a CDS encoding amino acid permease, yielding MSQQQRSFDSIVEREQGLRHALSSGQMAMIAIGGAIGTGLFLGSGFAIGLAGPSVMISYAIGALIALLLMGALAEMTVAHPTAGSFGAYAEHYVGPLAGFLVRYAYWFAVVFAIGTEISAIAVFMKYWFPTVPGWYWVVGFSALLIAVNMASVTLYGAVEYAFSMLKIAAIVVFVLLGAYLVWSAPAASGIGFANYTAHGGFLPKGPWGTWVAVIVAIFSDMSIEAVAIAAGEARDPEHAVTRAFRSTVFRLVLFYLLTLALMLAIVPWTQAGTDESPFVKVMAATRVPYAAGVINFVVLVAALSAMNSQLYVTTRMMFSLSRARLAPAVFGRLGANGVPRAALWVSTSGVAVAAVLVALSPDTAFTVMMAIAMFGALFTWLMIFVTHLRFRRHYRGPALAFRMWWHPFGSLLGAGLLAAILLTTAFTREFRMTMVVGVAFVVLLTLAYALHYRHQHAR